The Amycolatopsis sp. DG1A-15b genome window below encodes:
- a CDS encoding putative immunity protein: protein MELTLAELRALTSWAAACAARTLPLYESRVPADPRPREAISAAEQFAAGGPRTKALRTAAWAALAAAGATADPVASAAARAAVGAAGAAYLHPLASPHQVKHIVGPAQQAALACELAGGSAEAEIEWALAQAPPEVRETLEKFPPGNPGKTRLGELHRRLESALRAPRDGHRP from the coding sequence GGCGTTGACGAGCTGGGCCGCAGCCTGCGCGGCCCGGACCCTGCCGCTGTACGAATCCCGGGTTCCCGCCGACCCCCGCCCCCGCGAGGCGATCTCCGCGGCCGAGCAGTTCGCCGCGGGCGGCCCGCGCACCAAGGCCCTGCGCACGGCGGCCTGGGCGGCGCTGGCCGCGGCCGGCGCGACGGCCGACCCGGTCGCCTCCGCCGCCGCGCGCGCGGCGGTCGGCGCGGCCGGGGCCGCGTACTTGCATCCCCTGGCGTCACCTCACCAGGTGAAGCACATCGTGGGCCCGGCCCAGCAGGCGGCACTGGCGTGCGAACTGGCGGGTGGTTCCGCGGAGGCGGAGATCGAGTGGGCCCTCGCGCAGGCCCCGCCGGAGGTGCGCGAAACGCTGGAGAAGTTCCCGCCCGGCAACCCGGGCAAAACCCGACTGGGCGAGCTGCACCGCCGGCTGGAGTCCGCCCTCCGAGCACCGCGCGACGGGCATCGCCCGTGA
- a CDS encoding alpha/beta hydrolase, with translation MRTASLSSLRLPDGFTDVFTSRFVEVNGLRLHAVTGGAGPPLLLVGGWPQTWYAWREVMPALAREHTVVAVDSRGAGLSDKPDDGYDAGTLAADLVALMAALGHDRFDVAGHDIGRWTGYALAADHPERVGRLAVVDAIIPGITPTPPVFSPAAVNQRLWHFGFNRLTDLNEELVRGRERLFFGYQFATKGATPDAIPAYAVDVYVDAIVADPRGLRASFAYYRALDETIAQNERRGKTRLTLPVLAVGGARYSGALVAETMRPVAGDVTGVVLDDCGHYVAEEQPARFTEILQDFFGGEPGTGVPHG, from the coding sequence ATGAGGACGGCGAGCTTGAGTTCGCTGCGGTTGCCCGACGGGTTCACCGACGTCTTCACCAGCCGGTTCGTGGAAGTGAACGGGCTGCGGCTGCACGCGGTCACCGGCGGGGCCGGCCCGCCGCTGCTGCTGGTCGGCGGGTGGCCCCAGACCTGGTACGCCTGGCGGGAGGTGATGCCCGCGCTCGCCCGCGAGCACACCGTCGTCGCCGTCGACTCGCGCGGGGCCGGGCTCTCCGACAAGCCCGACGACGGTTACGACGCCGGCACGCTGGCCGCCGATCTGGTCGCGCTGATGGCCGCGCTCGGGCACGACCGGTTCGACGTGGCCGGCCACGACATCGGCAGGTGGACCGGGTACGCCCTCGCTGCCGACCACCCCGAGCGGGTGGGGCGGCTCGCCGTCGTCGACGCCATCATCCCGGGTATCACGCCGACCCCGCCGGTCTTCAGCCCGGCCGCGGTCAACCAGCGGCTCTGGCACTTCGGCTTCAACCGGCTCACCGACCTCAACGAGGAGCTGGTCCGTGGGCGGGAGCGGCTGTTCTTCGGCTACCAGTTCGCCACCAAGGGCGCCACTCCGGACGCGATCCCCGCGTACGCCGTCGACGTCTACGTCGATGCGATCGTCGCGGATCCTCGCGGGCTGCGGGCGAGCTTCGCGTACTACCGGGCGCTGGACGAGACGATCGCGCAGAACGAGCGGCGGGGGAAGACCCGGCTGACGCTGCCGGTGCTCGCCGTCGGCGGCGCGCGGTACAGCGGCGCGCTGGTCGCCGAGACGATGCGGCCGGTGGCCGGCGATGTCACCGGGGTGGTCCTCGACGATTGCGGTCATTACGTGGCCGAAGAGCAGCCGGCGCGGTTCACCGAGATCCTGCAGGACTTCTTCGGGGGCGAACCGGGAACAGGCGTGCCGCACGGCTGA